The Salvia miltiorrhiza cultivar Shanhuang (shh) chromosome 1, IMPLAD_Smil_shh, whole genome shotgun sequence genome has a window encoding:
- the LOC130993167 gene encoding uncharacterized protein LOC130993167 isoform X2, translating to MLFAVEGGGFFSSSASGYSKGLTLLLLGQKNEEKPMKVTPWNQYQLVDQETDPDLQLASGKNHPVRGCASFVCFGCTAAGLESPSPLKVGPTQNKETSPPPTINEDNDSKNLDGCVVVDDDSKRDVVSLKSSLKKAANIGAIASTDGGNGGGKNNAHETLYEENDDVACQMGRRKVQWTDTIGGELFEIREFEMSFM from the exons ATGTTATTTGCAGTAGAAGGAGGAGGGTTCTTCTCTTCTTCAGCGTCTGGTTACAGTAAGGGCCTGACCCTTCTTCTATTGGGTCAGAAAAACGAAGAGAAACCCATGAAAGTGACACCGTGGAATCAGTACCAGTTGGTGGACCAAGAGACTGATCCTGATCTCCAGCTGGCTTCTGGGAAGAACCACCCTGTCCGCGGGTGTGCCTCCTTTGTTTGTTTTGGTTGCACTGCTGCTGGACTCGAGAGCCCATCTCCTCTCAAAGTTGGACCAACTCAAAACAAAGAAACCTCGCCACCACCGACTATTAATGAGGATAATGATTCAAAAAATTTAGATGGCTGTGTTGTTGTTGATGATGATAGCAAGAGGGACGTAGTTAGCCTTAAGAGTAGCTTGAAAAAAGCAGCCAATATTGGTGCTATTGCTTCCACTGATGGAGGCAATGGCGGTGGAAAAAACAACGCACATGAAACATTGTATGAAGAAAATGATGATGTTGCTTGTCAAATGGGGAGAAGAAAAGTACAGTGGACAGATACAATTGGGGGAGAGCTTTTTGAGATTCGGGAATTTGAGATGAG TTTCATGTGA
- the LOC130992339 gene encoding probable serine/threonine-protein kinase At1g54610: MGSSQSSKTYVKSPPMEMEKLRLVNGSMKEGPVRPARNPSSRERGGAHPGHEARRSASNSGSRDGDRGGEVSRRSGDGLMNKGGGEDDELVGGWPKWLVDNIPSHVLKNIVPKSADSYTKIDKVGQGTYSNVYKARDKDSGKLVALKKVRFDTSEPESVKFMAREIMILQKLDHPNILKLEGLATSRMQYSLYLVFDYMYSDLSRMLSRPEERLTEPQIKCYMQQLLSGLQHCHERGVLHRDIKGSNLLIDRNGMLKIGDFGLSNLFNPERKRPLTSRVVTLWYRAPELLLGSTDYGVGIDLWSAGCLMAEMYAGRPIMPARTEVEQLHRIFKLCGSPREDYYRRFKLSTALKPTQIYRPNLREAFKSFPSAAVDLLATLLSLDPTRRGTAASALQDKFFETNPLACDVSGLPAVHVEEDEYSAATERRKHRSSKMRRRSQSHREHRKKSSAAEKPSAANEGSKETSTDSSIFGLDPGSSSTGTSSKSVRPPEKEEEEELPRLFPSPVAPEDPPRVAAKSRVTDYYIVGDDGLKRLDSVQRSASSRAFQSLENKHIHKLHSLDV; this comes from the exons ATGGGGTCCTCACAAAGTTCAAAAACATACGTGAAATCTCCGCCGATGGAGATGGAGAAGCTAAGGCTGGTTAATGGTAGCATGAAGGAGGGCCCGGTGAGGCCGGCGAGGAACCCGAGCTCCCGGGAGAGAGGCGGGGCCCACCCGGGGCACGAGGCGAGGAGGAGTGCTAGCAATAGCGGCAGCCGTGATGGAGATAGGGGTGGCGAAGTTTCTAGAAGGAGTGGTGATGGCTTGATGAATAAGGGTGGTGGTGAAGATGATGAGTTGGTGGGTGGATGGCCTAAGTGGCTTGTTGATAATATTCCGAGCCATGTTTTGAAGAATATAGTTCCAAAGAGTGCCGATTCTTATACAAAGATCGACAAG GTAGGGCAAGGAACGTACAGCAACGTATACAAAGCTCGGGACAAAGACTCCGGGAAGCTGGTGGCCCTGAAGAAGGTCCGGTTCGACACGTCGGAGCCGGAGAGCGTGAAGTTCATGGCGAGGGAGATCATGATCCTGCAGAAGCTGGACCACCCCAACATCTTGAAGCTGGAAGGGCTAGCCACCTCAAGAATGCAGTACAGCCTCTACCTGGTGTTCGACTACATGTATTCGGACCTCTCAAGGATGCTGTCTCGCCCCGAAGAGAGGCTGACGGAGCCGCAGATAAAGTGCTACATGCAGCAGCTGCTCTCGGGGCTGCAACACTGCCACGAGAGGGGGGTACTGCATAGGGATATAAAGGGCTCAAACTTGCTGATAGACCGAAATGGGATGTTGAAGATAGGTGATTTTGGGCTGTCGAATCTGTTCAATCCAGAGAGGAAGAGGCCTCTCACTAGCCGAGTTGTGACCCTTTGGTATAGGGCGCCGGAGCTGCTGCTTGGCTCCACCGATTATGGAGTTGGGATTGATCTTTGGAGCGCCGGATGCCTCATGGCTGAGATGTATGCCGGAAGGCCCATCATGCCGGCTAGAACTGAG GTTGAGCAGCTACACCGGATTTTCAAGCTGTGTGGGTCGCCTAGAGAGGACTACTACCGGAGGTTCAAGCTGTCGACAGCGCTCAAACCTACTCAGATTTATAGGCCCAATCTTCGTGAGGCCTTCAAGAGCTTCCCCTCCGCTGCAGTCGACCTTCTTGCCACGCTTCTCTCGCTCGACCCTACGCGCCGCGGAACTGCTGCTTCTGCTCTTCAAGATAAG TTCTTTGAAACCAACCCTTTAGCTTGTGATGTCTCTGGTTTGCCTGCAGTCCATGTGGAGGAAGATGAGTACTCTGCAGCAACTGAGAGGAGAAA GCATAGGAGTTCTAAAATGAGGAGGCGTAGCCAGTCGCACAGAGAGCATAGGAAGAAGAGCTCAGCAGCTGAGAAGCCAAGTGCAGCTAATGAAGGATCTAAAGAG ACGAGCACAGATTCATCGATTTTCGGGTTGGATCCGGGGAGTAGCTCGACCGGCACTTCCTCTAAGAGCGTTAGGCCACCAGAgaaggaggaggaagaggagctGCCTCGGCTCTTTCCTTCTCCGGTGGCACCGGAAGACCCTCCTAGGGTTGCAGCTAAGAGCCGTGTGACTGACTATTATATAGTAGGTGATGATGGTCTAAAGAGATTGGATTCTGTTCAAAGGTCTGCTTCATCTAGGGCATTTCAGAGTTTGGAAAACAAGCACATACATAAGCTGCATTCTCTTGATGTTTGA
- the LOC130993167 gene encoding uncharacterized protein LOC130993167 isoform X1 yields MLFAVEGGGFFSSSASGYSKGLTLLLLGQKNEEKPMKVTPWNQYQLVDQETDPDLQLASGKNHPVRGCASFVCFGCTAAGLESPSPLKVGPTQNKETSPPPTINEDNDSKNLDGCVVVDDDSKRDVVSLKSSLKKAANIGAIASTDGGNGGGKNNAHETLYEENDDVACQMGRRKVQWTDTIGGELFEIREFEMSEDGSDNDFNHGNEKTCSCRIM; encoded by the exons ATGTTATTTGCAGTAGAAGGAGGAGGGTTCTTCTCTTCTTCAGCGTCTGGTTACAGTAAGGGCCTGACCCTTCTTCTATTGGGTCAGAAAAACGAAGAGAAACCCATGAAAGTGACACCGTGGAATCAGTACCAGTTGGTGGACCAAGAGACTGATCCTGATCTCCAGCTGGCTTCTGGGAAGAACCACCCTGTCCGCGGGTGTGCCTCCTTTGTTTGTTTTGGTTGCACTGCTGCTGGACTCGAGAGCCCATCTCCTCTCAAAGTTGGACCAACTCAAAACAAAGAAACCTCGCCACCACCGACTATTAATGAGGATAATGATTCAAAAAATTTAGATGGCTGTGTTGTTGTTGATGATGATAGCAAGAGGGACGTAGTTAGCCTTAAGAGTAGCTTGAAAAAAGCAGCCAATATTGGTGCTATTGCTTCCACTGATGGAGGCAATGGCGGTGGAAAAAACAACGCACATGAAACATTGTATGAAGAAAATGATGATGTTGCTTGTCAAATGGGGAGAAGAAAAGTACAGTGGACAGATACAATTGGGGGAGAGCTTTTTGAGATTCGGGAATTTGAGATGAG TGAAGATGGATCAGACAATGATTTCAACCATGGGAATGAAAAGACTTGTTCATGCAGGATTATGTAG